A single Alphaproteobacteria bacterium DNA region contains:
- a CDS encoding aldose 1-epimerase family protein — protein MPTLFGEKLTRREFERRVGMTRQVAGVEAVAFDDGPERGVRVLEFRTGGGLEFSVLIDRSMDIGRFDWRGTPFAWQSGTGFRSPAYLDPEGENGTGFMRGFSGLLCTCGVDHIRQPDRGPADHFDLPLRKEIAYPMHGRAAFQPARLTGYGEIWDGDECTLWCEGVVVQAHSMGEHLTLTRRIEAKIGGREMRVVDTVANRGFARTPHMMLYHINMGWPLLDAGARFAAPIRATRAANTPRESQQSGYRTQAGPTPRFVQQVFDHDVVPDAKGRVPTALINDARGIGFMVEYDAKRFICLQQWQGLGEGVYGFAIEPATSHWGDRTQSAKDDEIVWLEHGEERVYDTVLAAIDGKDAIAAFDARVAALHPQMTDEFPVRTAQPAAGPYVTTLPRKR, from the coding sequence ATGCCGACTTTATTCGGGGAGAAACTGACGCGACGCGAGTTCGAGCGTCGCGTGGGGATGACCCGCCAAGTGGCGGGCGTGGAAGCGGTGGCGTTCGACGACGGTCCCGAGCGCGGCGTGCGTGTGCTCGAATTCCGCACCGGTGGCGGGCTCGAATTCTCGGTGCTGATCGATCGATCGATGGATATCGGCCGCTTCGATTGGCGCGGCACGCCCTTCGCCTGGCAATCGGGTACCGGCTTCCGTAGTCCCGCTTATCTCGATCCCGAGGGCGAAAACGGCACGGGCTTCATGCGCGGCTTCTCGGGGCTGCTGTGCACTTGCGGCGTCGATCATATCCGCCAACCCGATCGTGGGCCCGCGGATCATTTCGATCTGCCGTTGCGCAAGGAAATCGCCTATCCGATGCATGGCCGCGCGGCATTCCAGCCCGCGCGCCTGACAGGCTATGGCGAGATTTGGGACGGCGACGAATGCACCTTGTGGTGCGAAGGCGTGGTCGTCCAAGCCCATTCGATGGGCGAGCATCTGACGCTGACGCGCCGGATCGAAGCCAAAATCGGCGGCCGCGAAATGCGCGTCGTCGATACGGTCGCCAATCGCGGCTTCGCGCGCACGCCGCATATGATGCTCTATCACATCAACATGGGCTGGCCGCTGTTGGACGCGGGCGCGCGTTTCGCCGCCCCGATCCGCGCGACGCGCGCCGCGAACACGCCGCGCGAATCCCAGCAGAGCGGATATCGCACGCAAGCCGGTCCCACACCGCGCTTCGTGCAGCAGGTCTTCGATCACGACGTCGTGCCCGACGCCAAAGGCCGCGTGCCCACGGCGTTGATCAACGATGCGCGCGGGATCGGCTTCATGGTCGAGTACGACGCCAAGCGCTTTATCTGCCTGCAACAATGGCAGGGCTTGGGCGAGGGCGTGTACGGCTTCGCGATCGAACCCGCGACGTCGCATTGGGGCGACCGTACCCAATCGGCGAAGGACGATGAGATCGTGTGGCTGGAGCACGGCGAAGAACGCGTCTACGACACCGTTCTCGCCGCGATCGACGGCAAGGACGCCATCGCCGCGTTCGATGCGCGCGTCGCCGCCTTGCATCCCCAGATGACCGACGAATTTCCCGTCCGTACCGCCCAGCCGGCGGCCGGACCCTACGTCACCACCTTGCCGAGGAAACGATGA
- a CDS encoding carbohydrate ABC transporter permease has translation MMPFEKRVVPFFHLFLIVIAIFVLVPFVWIIAAGFKTQISLLQGEIFFTPTLASFREVLFSRTTEFMDNTFNSLVVATASTIGICFVATLGGYAIERLGTSRLVVHALLGWAIVFHMVPPITLVAAWFPLYRELGLDNTYFGLALAHVAVHLPMALWLMANFVREVPVELEEAARIDGCSTPYLIWKVIVPLVAPGLAATAILTFIFSWNEFAVALNLTAKQTATIPVAIAKFAQGYEIKYGEMAATAALSLVPALAFLLFGQRYIVKGLTTGAVK, from the coding sequence ATGATGCCGTTCGAAAAACGGGTGGTGCCGTTCTTCCACCTTTTCCTGATCGTGATCGCGATCTTCGTTCTGGTCCCGTTCGTGTGGATCATCGCGGCGGGGTTCAAAACGCAGATTTCGTTGCTGCAGGGCGAAATCTTCTTCACGCCGACGCTGGCGAGTTTCCGCGAAGTGCTGTTCTCGCGCACGACCGAGTTCATGGACAACACCTTCAACAGCCTGGTCGTCGCCACGGCGAGCACGATCGGGATCTGTTTCGTGGCGACGCTGGGCGGCTACGCGATCGAGCGCTTGGGCACGTCGCGCTTGGTCGTGCATGCGCTGCTCGGCTGGGCGATCGTCTTCCACATGGTGCCGCCGATCACGCTGGTCGCGGCGTGGTTCCCGCTCTATCGCGAGCTTGGTCTCGACAACACGTATTTCGGCTTGGCGCTGGCGCATGTCGCGGTGCATCTGCCGATGGCGTTGTGGCTGATGGCGAATTTCGTGCGCGAAGTGCCGGTGGAGCTGGAGGAAGCCGCGCGGATCGACGGCTGCTCCACGCCCTATCTGATCTGGAAGGTGATCGTGCCGCTGGTCGCGCCCGGCCTCGCCGCGACGGCGATCCTGACCTTCATCTTCAGCTGGAACGAATTCGCCGTGGCGCTGAACCTGACGGCGAAGCAAACCGCGACGATTCCCGTCGCCATCGCCAAGTTCGCGCAAGGCTACGAGATCAAATACGGCGAAATGGCCGCGACGGCAGCACTTTCGCTGGTCCCGGCGCTGGCCTTCCTGCTGTTCGGCCAGCGCTACATCGTGAAGGGTCTGACGACGGGGGCCGTGAAGTAA
- a CDS encoding sugar ABC transporter permease, with the protein MASRRATHDTLWRRIALTPTILVFLAMSILPTLNLMAMSVNEITWVDGKAVWSYVGFTHYARLAEDTLLIAGLKNTAIFAIVGVAIQVLLGFLLAWAVSRIARGRVLYRTIFILPILVPGILIGAVWKLMLNYDFGLVNGFIGVFGFHPVDWLGTRAWALPSVIMVDIWHWTPFCFLLLLAGFESLPQDVQEAARVDGAGTWAEMRYVLIPMMMPVIAVTFLFRLVTSLKVFDEIYLLTGGGPGSATEVISYTIYRTFFTQDRMGYGSAMSVAVLFFISLTMIGVLMAGRRGRNAT; encoded by the coding sequence ATGGCTTCGAGACGCGCGACACACGACACGCTTTGGCGGCGCATCGCCCTGACGCCGACCATCTTGGTCTTCTTGGCGATGTCGATTCTGCCGACGCTCAATCTGATGGCGATGAGCGTCAACGAAATCACCTGGGTCGACGGCAAAGCCGTCTGGTCCTATGTCGGCTTCACGCATTACGCGCGTCTGGCGGAAGACACGCTGCTGATCGCGGGTTTGAAGAACACCGCGATCTTCGCGATCGTCGGCGTGGCGATCCAAGTCCTGCTCGGCTTCCTGTTGGCCTGGGCGGTCAGCCGCATCGCGCGCGGACGGGTTCTCTACCGCACGATCTTCATTCTGCCGATCCTCGTGCCCGGCATTCTGATCGGCGCCGTCTGGAAGCTGATGCTCAATTACGATTTCGGCCTCGTGAACGGTTTCATCGGCGTGTTCGGCTTCCACCCGGTCGATTGGCTGGGCACGCGGGCCTGGGCGCTGCCCTCGGTCATCATGGTCGATATCTGGCACTGGACGCCGTTTTGCTTCCTGCTGCTGCTGGCGGGTTTCGAATCCCTGCCGCAGGACGTGCAGGAAGCCGCGCGCGTCGACGGGGCGGGCACGTGGGCCGAGATGCGTTACGTGTTGATCCCGATGATGATGCCGGTGATCGCGGTGACGTTCCTGTTCCGGCTCGTCACCTCGCTGAAGGTGTTCGACGAGATCTATCTGCTGACGGGCGGCGGGCCGGGCTCGGCGACCGAAGTCATCAGCTACACGATCTACCGCACCTTCTTCACGCAAGACCGCATGGGCTACGGCTCGGCCATGTCGGTCGCGGTGCTGTTCTTCATTTCCTTGACGATGATCGGCGTGCTGATGGCCGGGCGGCGCGGAAGGAACGCGACATGA
- a CDS encoding extracellular solute-binding protein, with protein sequence MFTTNRREVLMGAGAVTALSWVPGARAQATRQVPFTIVINNSPWFDGFRGAVEAYEKDTGNKVNLDVNPFGGSLEKQRASVRARDGMFDLLIMNGLYYQEMYHGGFLKPINEIDANFKLDPQMIRYDNTVFWNEGNKTHDPNGKLMSVPVNGNIPLLLYRADLYAEHKLTVPTTWDELLANAKKLHNPPRMYGIVQRGARGNPNDISYDWWPYLYSFGGKLFADEPKGDYTITINSPAGKEALDFYIRMAKEAGHPQTGGLAQAQIIQNLATGRAAHALLVIAAWAQLDDPTKSAVVGKINAARVPGSAKGKPAPVLGHWLGGIPKNVPADRQRAALAFLNWFQTRDAQMKYLAAGAPPVRQDVLSDQQLWRDPKNRWMKAMADSSDYVNLMWSVPEGSQIGDVLELRLNQAVIGEMTSAQALNAIADECHAIMQRAGYKTGKLAAL encoded by the coding sequence ATGTTCACCACCAATCGCCGCGAAGTTCTAATGGGCGCGGGCGCCGTTACGGCGCTTTCCTGGGTCCCCGGTGCCCGCGCGCAAGCGACCCGCCAAGTGCCGTTCACCATCGTCATCAACAACTCGCCCTGGTTCGACGGCTTCCGCGGCGCGGTCGAAGCCTACGAGAAGGACACCGGCAATAAGGTCAATCTCGACGTCAATCCGTTCGGCGGCAGCTTGGAAAAGCAGCGCGCCTCGGTGCGCGCGCGCGACGGCATGTTCGATCTGTTGATCATGAACGGCCTCTACTATCAGGAAATGTACCATGGCGGCTTCCTGAAGCCGATCAACGAGATCGACGCGAACTTCAAGCTCGATCCGCAGATGATCCGTTACGACAACACGGTCTTCTGGAACGAAGGGAACAAGACCCACGACCCCAACGGCAAGCTGATGAGCGTGCCGGTCAACGGCAACATTCCGCTGCTGCTGTATCGGGCCGATCTCTATGCCGAGCATAAACTGACCGTGCCGACGACGTGGGACGAACTGCTCGCCAACGCCAAGAAGCTGCACAATCCGCCGCGCATGTACGGCATCGTGCAGCGCGGTGCACGCGGCAACCCGAACGACATCTCCTACGATTGGTGGCCGTATCTCTACAGCTTCGGCGGCAAGCTGTTCGCCGACGAGCCGAAGGGCGATTACACGATCACGATCAACAGTCCGGCGGGCAAGGAAGCGCTCGACTTCTATATCCGCATGGCGAAGGAAGCCGGCCATCCTCAAACCGGCGGTCTCGCCCAGGCGCAGATCATCCAGAACCTCGCCACCGGCCGCGCTGCGCACGCGCTGCTGGTGATCGCGGCATGGGCGCAGCTCGACGATCCCACCAAATCGGCGGTGGTCGGCAAGATCAACGCGGCGCGCGTGCCCGGCTCGGCCAAGGGTAAGCCCGCCCCGGTGCTCGGCCACTGGCTCGGCGGCATTCCCAAAAACGTGCCCGCCGACCGTCAGCGCGCCGCCTTGGCGTTCCTCAACTGGTTCCAGACGCGCGACGCGCAGATGAAGTATCTGGCCGCGGGCGCGCCGCCGGTCCGCCAGGACGTGCTGTCGGATCAGCAATTGTGGCGGGATCCGAAGAACCGCTGGATGAAGGCGATGGCCGACAGCTCCGACTACGTCAATCTGATGTGGAGCGTGCCGGAAGGCTCGCAGATCGGCGACGTGCTGGAGCTGCGATTGAACCAGGCGGTGATCGGCGAGATGACGAGCGCGCAAGCGCTTAACGCGATCGCCGACGAGTGCCACGCGATCATGCAGCGCGCGGGCTACAAGACCGGCAAGCTTGCCGCACTCTGA
- a CDS encoding tripartite tricarboxylate transporter substrate binding protein: MRRRSFIAGTAAATFAASGVAPAFAQAYPDKPIRIVVPNPPGGSADYIGRFFQTPLQRILGQPVSVANVVGGGTSIGNRQVRDAAPDGHTVLAVHQALLTAAALKVMDFGPEAFAKVAQVAAEYVTVVVNRKAPYQDLKSFLAAAKAGDLRAGVQIGAINHFLFLSLADKTGVKFRFVNTGGGGPTRTALAGGHVDCAFLTVNEAKPLVDSGDLTIVAIFAPQRLPSWPNLATAREQGTDLLLNLNYWWWMPKATPAARVDRFAEALRESMKDPEVVQKFAEFNMSAAFMKGAELEAEINRQYEEMKALAARNNVTAG, encoded by the coding sequence ATGCGCCGCAGAAGCTTTATTGCCGGAACCGCTGCCGCCACGTTCGCGGCATCGGGCGTTGCGCCCGCTTTCGCGCAAGCCTATCCCGACAAGCCCATCCGTATCGTGGTGCCCAATCCGCCGGGCGGCAGCGCCGATTATATCGGGCGCTTCTTCCAGACGCCGCTGCAACGCATTTTGGGCCAGCCCGTCTCCGTCGCCAACGTGGTCGGCGGCGGCACGTCGATCGGCAATCGCCAAGTGCGCGATGCGGCACCCGACGGTCACACCGTTCTCGCCGTCCATCAGGCGCTGCTGACCGCCGCCGCGCTGAAGGTCATGGATTTCGGTCCCGAAGCGTTCGCGAAAGTCGCGCAGGTCGCGGCCGAGTACGTGACCGTCGTCGTCAATCGCAAGGCGCCGTATCAGGATCTCAAAAGCTTCCTGGCGGCGGCGAAAGCGGGCGATTTGCGCGCGGGCGTGCAGATCGGCGCCATCAACCATTTCCTGTTTCTGTCGCTGGCGGACAAGACGGGCGTCAAGTTCCGCTTCGTCAACACCGGCGGCGGCGGCCCGACGCGCACGGCGCTGGCCGGCGGCCATGTCGATTGCGCGTTCCTGACGGTCAACGAAGCCAAGCCGCTGGTCGATTCAGGCGATCTCACCATCGTCGCGATCTTCGCGCCGCAACGTCTGCCGAGCTGGCCGAACCTCGCCACCGCGCGCGAGCAGGGCACCGATCTGCTGCTCAATCTGAATTACTGGTGGTGGATGCCCAAGGCCACGCCCGCGGCGCGCGTCGACCGCTTCGCCGAAGCGTTGCGCGAATCGATGAAGGACCCCGAGGTGGTCCAGAAATTCGCCGAGTTCAACATGAGCGCCGCGTTCATGAAGGGCGCCGAGTTGGAGGCCGAGATCAACCGCCAGTACGAGGAAATGAAGGCGCTGGCGGCCCGCAACAACGTGACCGCCGGTTAA
- a CDS encoding tripartite tricarboxylate transporter permease, whose translation MDLAQAFLHVLSPSPLMLLLLGTFMGIVVGALPGLTGGALLALSLPFTYRMASADGVILMTSIYVGGISGGLITATLMRIPGEPSAVVTTLDGFPMARGGRPGRALGLGISASLIGGALSWLALVLLSPWMVRLALVFGPFENFALVFMALVLIATLSQGSVTKGLLAGLFGMLVSYPGVDETSGQLRLTFGFNEMAGGFSQLAVILGAFAVSQVLGDAMHARQRFDRLDPSLRGIFLSPGDYIKQGWNILRSSIIGIWIGMLPGVGASVSSIVAYSTAKNLSRTPEKFGTGFDDGIVAAETANNANTGGALIPMITLGIPGSPAASILLAALLMHNIQPGPTLFTNSPDVVGALMASHLLSHIAMYGMMILGCIWIARLMYVPRAYILPAIMVLCVIGALAENGRLFDVWTMLAFGIVGFLLELASVPLGPFVIGLILAPLAEGQLRAGLMATDGSIWPLFQRPIAVSFFAVAIAMFIWPLWRDLRRPRIPATQNG comes from the coding sequence ATGGATCTCGCACAGGCCTTTCTGCACGTTCTTTCGCCCAGCCCCTTGATGCTGCTGTTGCTCGGCACGTTCATGGGCATCGTCGTGGGCGCGTTGCCGGGATTGACGGGCGGGGCGTTGCTCGCTCTTTCGCTGCCCTTCACCTATCGCATGGCCAGCGCGGACGGCGTGATCTTGATGACGTCGATCTATGTCGGCGGCATCTCGGGCGGTTTGATCACCGCGACGCTGATGCGCATTCCGGGCGAACCGTCGGCGGTCGTCACCACGCTCGACGGCTTTCCGATGGCGCGCGGCGGCAGGCCGGGGCGCGCGCTGGGGCTCGGCATTTCCGCGTCGCTGATTGGCGGTGCCTTGTCGTGGCTCGCATTGGTGCTGCTGTCGCCGTGGATGGTGCGCTTGGCGCTGGTCTTCGGGCCGTTCGAGAATTTCGCGCTCGTGTTCATGGCGCTGGTGCTGATCGCGACGTTGAGCCAGGGCTCCGTCACGAAGGGCTTGCTCGCGGGTTTGTTCGGCATGTTGGTGTCGTATCCGGGCGTCGACGAGACCTCCGGCCAGTTGCGCCTGACCTTCGGCTTCAACGAAATGGCGGGCGGGTTCAGCCAACTCGCCGTCATTTTGGGCGCCTTCGCGGTCAGCCAGGTGCTGGGCGATGCGATGCACGCGCGCCAGCGCTTCGACCGGCTCGATCCCAGTCTGCGCGGCATTTTCCTGTCGCCGGGCGACTATATCAAACAGGGCTGGAACATCCTGCGCTCGTCGATCATCGGCATCTGGATCGGCATGTTGCCCGGCGTGGGGGCGAGTGTGAGTTCCATCGTCGCCTATTCGACCGCGAAGAATCTGTCGAGGACGCCGGAGAAATTCGGCACCGGCTTCGACGACGGCATCGTCGCGGCCGAAACCGCGAACAACGCGAATACCGGCGGTGCATTGATCCCGATGATCACGCTGGGCATTCCCGGCAGCCCCGCCGCGTCGATCCTGCTGGCGGCGTTACTGATGCATAACATCCAGCCGGGCCCGACATTGTTCACCAATTCGCCCGACGTGGTCGGCGCGTTGATGGCCTCGCATCTTCTGTCCCACATCGCGATGTATGGGATGATGATCCTGGGCTGCATCTGGATCGCGCGGCTGATGTACGTGCCGCGCGCCTATATCCTGCCCGCGATCATGGTGTTGTGCGTGATCGGGGCGCTGGCCGAGAACGGGCGCCTGTTCGACGTATGGACGATGCTCGCCTTCGGTATCGTCGGGTTCCTGTTGGAACTCGCGTCCGTGCCGCTGGGGCCGTTCGTCATCGGTTTGATCCTCGCACCGCTCGCCGAAGGGCAATTGCGCGCCGGCCTGATGGCGACCGACGGGTCGATCTGGCCGCTGTTCCAGCGCCCCATCGCGGTCAGCTTCTTCGCCGTCGCGATCGCGATGTTCATCTGGCCGCTGTGGCGCGATTTGCGCCGCCCCCGCATCCCCGCAACCCAAAACGGATAA
- a CDS encoding tripartite tricarboxylate transporter TctB family protein, translating to MNEQDRKSGLAKGDATFALAMIAVALFTMWGLRNQPKAPYDPVGAAAVPFWTAACVLALAIFLLARVLLRHSTRGHAQALFTANEAVDDTYSVVPSFSVWAVGLSIAFVVVMPVVGFMAASIVYMLALGWVLSVRTPRALLILAVVAVVLGAGIDLGFRAMLIDLP from the coding sequence GTGAACGAGCAGGACCGCAAGTCCGGCCTGGCGAAAGGTGACGCGACATTCGCGCTCGCCATGATCGCGGTCGCGTTATTCACGATGTGGGGCCTGCGCAACCAGCCCAAAGCGCCCTACGATCCCGTCGGGGCGGCGGCGGTGCCGTTCTGGACGGCCGCCTGCGTGCTGGCTTTGGCTATTTTCCTGCTCGCGCGCGTATTGCTGCGTCATTCGACGCGCGGGCACGCGCAAGCTTTGTTCACCGCCAACGAAGCGGTCGACGACACGTACTCGGTCGTGCCGTCCTTCTCCGTCTGGGCGGTGGGATTGTCGATCGCTTTCGTGGTGGTGATGCCCGTCGTCGGATTTATGGCGGCGTCGATCGTCTACATGCTCGCCTTGGGCTGGGTGCTGAGCGTGCGCACGCCGCGCGCGTTGCTGATTCTCGCGGTTGTCGCGGTGGTGCTCGGTGCGGGGATCGATCTTGGATTTCGCGCGATGCTGATCGATCTACCGTAG
- a CDS encoding LysR family transcriptional regulator, which yields MQLQQLRHVVALIDHRSLASAAKVLGISQPALSKSLRRLESYLGVKLFERTPHGVLATEFGREFARHARAIASEVSEAERTVGAIRDGREGRIAIGSAPSVIASVLPIATARLLRGRNDLKVTVVGGLHDRLFEWLRAGELDVVISNLVDQPDDSDLEQETLFVDRVVLACRPGHPLTAKRNPSKKELERYRWVLPSTSIVTRQRLELALKGHGIAPPRLAVETNSLAFMRAMILETDCLGYLPAVTLLPGRECAGVVPAGAGWLDWHRPVGLTLRKRTELSPACRRLVAELRKVCAERFPANKRGIAHKGGPMRGADRDGLI from the coding sequence ATGCAGTTGCAGCAATTGCGTCACGTCGTGGCGCTGATCGACCATCGCAGCTTGGCGAGTGCGGCCAAAGTGCTGGGAATCTCCCAGCCCGCGTTGAGCAAAAGCCTGCGCCGTTTGGAAAGCTATCTCGGCGTCAAATTGTTCGAACGCACGCCGCATGGCGTTCTGGCGACGGAGTTCGGCCGCGAGTTCGCGCGCCATGCGCGCGCGATCGCGTCGGAAGTGTCGGAGGCCGAACGCACGGTCGGCGCGATCCGCGACGGCCGCGAGGGGCGTATCGCGATCGGTTCGGCGCCCAGCGTCATCGCCAGCGTGTTGCCGATCGCGACCGCGCGATTGCTGCGCGGGCGCAACGATCTGAAGGTCACCGTCGTCGGCGGTCTGCACGACCGGTTGTTCGAATGGCTGCGCGCGGGCGAGCTCGACGTCGTGATCTCCAACCTCGTCGATCAGCCCGACGATTCGGATCTCGAACAGGAAACGCTGTTCGTCGATCGCGTCGTGCTCGCCTGCCGGCCGGGCCATCCGTTGACCGCCAAGCGCAATCCTTCGAAGAAGGAGCTCGAGCGCTATCGCTGGGTTCTGCCCTCGACCTCGATCGTGACGCGCCAGCGTTTGGAACTGGCGTTGAAGGGACATGGCATCGCGCCGCCGCGCCTGGCGGTGGAGACGAACTCCCTCGCCTTCATGCGTGCGATGATTCTCGAAACCGACTGCCTCGGTTACTTGCCCGCGGTCACATTGTTGCCGGGGCGCGAATGTGCCGGCGTCGTGCCGGCGGGGGCGGGCTGGCTCGATTGGCATCGGCCGGTGGGCTTGACCTTGCGCAAACGAACGGAACTCTCGCCGGCCTGCCGTCGCTTGGTCGCCGAACTGCGCAAAGTCTGCGCCGAGCGCTTCCCCGCCAATAAGCGCGGCATCGCGCATAAGGGCGGCCCGATGCGTGGCGCCGATCGCGATGGATTGATCTAG
- a CDS encoding GntR family transcriptional regulator, which translates to MLKTDASGLVAETQRLDGSDTGPVVLEPFVRGDRVPMHIQIHENLVLQLTSGKFGSGAELPPEAALCEHYGVSRGTIRQALAELARDGLIERHPGRGSFLRRPKFEGSVVGSYSQFRVEGPPLDPGAHVLDCVTRKADPVLAKALGLGHERSVVMLRRLRFAGGVPVTLQTSALPAALFPGLAKHNLTERHLVDILRDEYGVTLVRAEELIEPAICNAFDARQLGIKAGAPVFQIERRTFLPDGRIGEFRRAVMRGDVYRYRLDLR; encoded by the coding sequence ATGCTTAAAACGGACGCCTCCGGCCTCGTCGCCGAAACCCAGCGCCTCGACGGATCCGATACGGGACCGGTCGTGCTGGAACCGTTCGTGCGCGGCGACCGCGTGCCGATGCATATCCAGATCCATGAGAATCTGGTGCTGCAATTGACATCGGGCAAATTCGGCTCGGGTGCCGAGTTGCCGCCCGAAGCCGCCCTTTGCGAACATTACGGCGTCAGCCGCGGCACGATCCGCCAGGCGCTGGCGGAGTTGGCCCGCGACGGGCTGATCGAACGCCATCCCGGCCGCGGCTCGTTCCTGCGCCGCCCGAAATTCGAAGGCAGCGTCGTCGGCTCCTATTCGCAGTTTCGCGTCGAAGGTCCGCCGCTCGATCCGGGCGCCCATGTGTTGGATTGCGTGACGCGCAAGGCCGATCCCGTCCTCGCCAAGGCGCTGGGCTTGGGCCACGAGCGCAGCGTCGTCATGCTGCGCCGCTTGCGTTTCGCCGGCGGCGTACCGGTCACGCTGCAAACCAGCGCCCTGCCCGCCGCGTTGTTCCCCGGCCTCGCCAAGCACAATCTGACCGAACGCCATCTCGTCGATATTCTGCGCGACGAGTACGGCGTTACGCTGGTGCGCGCGGAAGAACTCATCGAGCCCGCGATCTGCAACGCGTTCGACGCGCGCCAACTCGGCATTAAAGCGGGTGCACCCGTCTTCCAGATCGAACGCCGCACCTTCTTGCCCGACGGGCGTATCGGCGAGTTTCGTCGCGCGGTGATGCGCGGCGACGTCTATCGCTATCGATTGGATCTGCGATGA
- a CDS encoding ABC transporter ATP-binding protein, producing the protein MIEIAKLAKVFANDSGAPVLGEVDLAIAPNEFVVLLGRSGCGKTTLLNLIAGLETPSGGELRVNGKKVTGPGAGKGMVFQQGALFPWLTAKANIAFAAVNRGMKKDAADALALELLALVGLAAAAEKYPFELSGGMQQRVAIARALALDPEILLMDEPFGALDEITRNEMQDELLRVWAQRRKTVVFVTHSIWEGLILADRVLVMAPRPGRFVLERRIDLPRPRRRSDPTLVALYDEIWSHLHGGPA; encoded by the coding sequence ATGATCGAAATCGCCAAACTCGCGAAGGTCTTCGCCAACGATTCCGGCGCGCCGGTGCTGGGCGAGGTCGATCTTGCGATCGCGCCCAACGAATTCGTCGTGCTGCTCGGCCGCAGCGGCTGCGGCAAGACCACTTTGCTCAATCTGATCGCGGGTCTCGAAACGCCGTCGGGCGGCGAATTGCGCGTCAACGGCAAGAAGGTCACCGGCCCCGGTGCGGGCAAGGGCATGGTGTTCCAGCAAGGCGCGCTCTTCCCGTGGCTCACAGCCAAGGCGAATATCGCCTTCGCCGCCGTCAATCGCGGCATGAAGAAGGACGCGGCCGACGCGCTGGCGCTGGAACTTCTCGCGCTCGTGGGCCTCGCGGCGGCGGCCGAGAAATATCCGTTCGAATTGTCCGGCGGCATGCAGCAGCGCGTGGCGATCGCGCGCGCGCTGGCGCTCGATCCCGAAATCCTGCTGATGGACGAGCCCTTCGGCGCGCTCGACGAAATCACCCGCAACGAAATGCAGGACGAGTTGCTGCGCGTCTGGGCGCAACGGCGCAAGACGGTCGTGTTCGTCACGCACTCGATCTGGGAAGGTTTGATCCTGGCCGATCGCGTGCTGGTGATGGCCCCGCGCCCCGGCCGCTTCGTGCTGGAACGGCGCATCGATCTGCCGCGCCCGCGCCGGCGCAGCGACCCGACGCTTGTCGCCCTCTACGACGAAATCTGGTCGCATCTGCATGGAGGGCCGGCTTGA
- a CDS encoding ABC transporter permease, which translates to MSPRAQAWLVPAAVLAAFLGIWEFAADQGWLRPIQFPPPSRLAGSFVDLATRGFPQGITLWTHAGITIARILAGHIMAVALAIPLGILIGSYPLLDRATSPLVAFCRSIATLSLLPLALVWFGTGEASKIFLIGYGCFWVMLSATIGAVKLVDPVLIRAARTMDTPQAEIFRRVVLPAAAPRLMSGARVALGVGFMVIVGAEMIGTIRGLGSLIMEARTFYRTDITMVGMLCIGAFGLAITTAMAKLEAWLIPWQARVEGQSK; encoded by the coding sequence TTGAGCCCGCGGGCGCAGGCTTGGCTCGTTCCCGCCGCCGTGCTCGCGGCGTTCCTGGGAATCTGGGAATTCGCCGCCGATCAAGGCTGGCTGCGCCCGATCCAATTTCCGCCGCCCAGCCGCCTCGCGGGTAGTTTCGTCGATCTCGCCACGCGCGGCTTCCCGCAAGGCATCACCTTGTGGACGCATGCGGGGATCACCATCGCGCGTATTCTCGCGGGCCATATTATGGCCGTGGCGTTGGCGATCCCGCTCGGCATTCTGATCGGTTCCTATCCGCTGCTCGATCGCGCGACTTCGCCGCTCGTCGCGTTCTGCCGTTCGATCGCGACGCTCAGCCTGTTGCCGCTCGCCCTCGTCTGGTTCGGCACGGGCGAAGCGTCGAAGATCTTCCTGATCGGCTATGGCTGCTTCTGGGTGATGCTGTCGGCGACGATCGGCGCCGTCAAGCTCGTCGATCCCGTTCTGATTCGCGCCGCGCGTACGATGGACACGCCGCAAGCCGAGATTTTCCGCCGCGTGGTCCTGCCCGCCGCCGCCCCGCGCTTGATGTCGGGCGCGCGCGTGGCGCTCGGCGTCGGTTTCATGGTGATCGTGGGGGCCGAGATGATCGGCACGATCCGCGGCCTCGGCTCGCTGATCATGGAAGCGCGCACCTTCTATCGCACCGACATCACGATGGTCGGCATGTTGTGCATCGGCGCGTTCGGGCTTGCCATCACGACGGCGATGGCGAAGCTGGAAGCCTGGCTGATCCCCTGGCAAGCGCGGGTCGAGGGACAATCCAAATGA